TAAGCAAAAGTTGTCCGTGCATCAGCAGAAGATGCATGCTTAGgagtggtgcccatctccatttctgtagctcTTGGGCCACACATATCTAGGTTTAAGTTACTTGAGCCCGCGTGACTTTGGATTTTTGTTTTCTAAATCCATTGATGTTATTTCAAATAATAAACTTCAAATTCTGTTTCTTGTCTCCAAGATGCTGTACACACTAGAAAAATGGTTGCAGAATCACGCTTTAACTGTCATTAAATCTTCGTTTTCGTTTCTCGTTGTTTAATGACAAGGACAATTaagtttattgcatgttcatgcctcAATGGGTCTAAATGCAGTACGTTTGATACAAAGAGAATAACTTGTAAATTATGATGCGTGAAACTTATATCTATATATGATTCTACATGCTTCAttcctcttcttaaaacatgtgttgACGAACTTACATAGTTCTTCCATTACGTCAAAGTTAGTTCatgacatgagatatttgaacaaGTCTTCCTTTTGTTCTTCTTAATGTTCAAGTCTTCTTAATATAGGACAACAGAAACTGGTGATCCTTGACGTGGACCCCGGTATTGATGACGCCATCGCCATGATGATGGTGCTATCCCAGCCTGCAGTGCGCGTGCTGGCGGTCACGTGTGTGCGCGGGAATGCGCGGGAAGTTCTGCTGGACTGTAAGAACGCGCTGAGGGTGCTGCACGCAGCCGGGCGGACCGATGTAAGTTTTACGTccaaaaagttttaaacatcAAGGTTATACAATtctactccccaagcagaggttgatgaggAAAATCATTACCTTTTTCTTATGACGTCTTTTGCCGTATATTTTTGTCAGTCAACCTTGGTTTTagctgaaagaagaagaaaaggtggcatgtaagaaaaaggtcacgattttccccatcaacctttGCTTAGACTAGAGAGTAAAAcaatacgccaaatagcagttactcgagcaactggatgtgattttagaaacggCCAGACTTTTCAAGCAGCATTCACTACCCTTCGATAGTGACGCTGAGCAAGATCTGCTAATCAGCAGGTTTTAGCAAACAGTTTTAACCACAGGAAAACATGATATCCAGTGTAGGAAACTAGTAACCAGAATCATGTGTTGCACaaatatcaaagaaaacaaTCCAACATGCCCAGAATTTTGTTACCAGTTCTCTGCCTGGTTTTCCTTTGGAAAACAGCATCCATCACCTTcaggaagtgtgacgtcatcaccgtGTCACAGCTGGCTGGAAGTCTGCATCTGCTCCCGTCCCGATTTAGTGAAGGTTGATTTCGCTATCTAAAGCCCATATCCAAATGGGGAGTGAAAGAGgtcatcagagcccatcaaccttccctcaaccgagacgggggccgataccgactccCAAGCACTTTGACccattactgacgtcacacttctggtTTGGATGTATGACAGGCTTTTAGTCATTTCAAcctgataaggatcagaggatgAGATTGATATGGAccgaaagcttgtttgtaattgctttattttgtgtgcgGATATTAAGTTCACATTTGTAAGATAACCTCTTTATTCACGTTTGTATTGTCCATGCAGATCCCGGTGTACGTGGGTGCCTCCCTCCAGCTGATGGGGAATGACGTGTACGACTACACGTACTGGAACGGGCGGGACAGTATGGGAGACGCGCCCGACAAGTATCCTCCCGACTACCGGCTCATCAACCAGGCAGGTAGGACCCAAACTCACCAGAAACTTTTATTTAAAATCCCTTGATTTTCACACGTATTTAATAGTGCAGTTCAGTTCAGCACTGTTACatcccagatgtgcttctatcccagaagcgcttctgggatggaGCGCATCTTGGATAGATCAAGCATAGATATGTTTGCGGTAAGCTAGACCTGCTTTAaggtagcctggttaccaaaccccagcccgatctcaagtatctatcgtgcaggggtctgacCGGaagggataggaactcttctcaattttgccccttatagtgggcaaaaaactccaccaatagaacagcacaggatcagcaggaggtaattacacccctgccacgATTGGTTAAATACCCCcaaatgtactttttgaatccataacagtgaccactaagtacctgattcgctactgtgatagcctgctgaccaactgtggtgtgttgtagctggctacctgtggtgagagtggtcatcaatcctaggttctcctccctcttaTCAAGGGCCTtagagaacctttctacagccatcctgccagaccccaacacgaaagatatattttgaggttggggtatggtatccaggctagttttAAGGTTGTTGGTAGTCGACAGGTGCCACCAGCTTGGGATTTTGACACATTCCGAAGCGGCCCACACATTTCCTTCAACAGCAAAACCAGTCTGCTCTAGGCATCAGCACTTATCGTCCTAGATTACCAGCCGGCGCTTTGGTACTACTTACATGCAGTTCTAGAATCAATGGTGTTCAATAGCTGGCCTGGAGTCGTGTCTTGTTCGTTTTAGTctgctcccgaaggtcgctacagGTCTGTTGGCAGGGGAGCTGACTTCGGGAGCGGACTAAAACGAAAAAGGCTGGACTCCGGGGTattcaatagcaacatcaataaacattacaaatcATTTCATCTACTTACATTATATTAGAACATttaatattacattatatatttgtCCGTATTTGATAGAAACTACTTATTTCTACTTGATGAGCTGCGTCTTGTTTTTGCCTCCTTTAGAACACGCCGTGTTAATGTTGATCCGGATGTCCAACGCCTACCCGAACCAGATCACCCTGATCGCCCTCGGTCCGCTCACTAACGTGGCGCTGGCCAGGAGGATGGACCCGGACATTTCCTCACGCTTCAAGGAGATCATCATCATGGGAGGCAACatcagaggtcagaggtcaatttCAACATGTCGGAACGTGTAATGTATGATTTGCAACGGCTTTGGGGGGCTAGTAGAAAATTAGCTACAATCTGGCTTGTACAGTTGTAACTGTCAAGTTTTCATATGACAATCCGTACgtgcgcacgcacacacacatacacactgacacacacgtATGAACGCGCGCACACGCGCGCGCATACGCACGAGGGGAGCGGTCACACAAGTGGATATACagcaagtccgtatgagttacATGTACGTATTATAAATGATGCTTTTGGTTTATATACGTGCAGACATGCAAATTCCTTTACTTATATTCTCaaataaataaaagagaaaCACGTGTACTTTTTGTATTTATACAAGGTGAAGGCAACATCGGCATCAGTGCGGAGTTTAACTTCTGGATGGACCCCGAGGCGGCGCAGGTTGTTCTGCGGGAGTACAAGTGCCCCATGAAGGTTGTACCGTGGGAGGTTTGTCAGGAACACGGACTGGAATGGGTAGGTATcactattctttttttttactcattaTATTATCTTATCATTTGTATGATATCATATGACAGCTTTAATTCATTACCTACTACAATGACACTAAGTTGTATTTGTTATGATCTTTTATTCCAAGTTTGAATACCATAACATTACAACTTGCGCTCTGCAAACAACTTTCGAATTCGATTTTTCTTTTGGTGACACACTTATGAAAACATTCGTAGTTCTCGTGCCCAATACAAATAACTATTTAAGCTTTTTAATGATGTAAGACGTTATGCTAATCATTGAAAGATAACGGACGTGGATTTTCGGCACTTTAAGGTTACGCAACACTTCTTTCTCAGGATTTCTTCGCGAATTGGACCGCCATGCCGACGCGGAGGGCTCGCTTCATCAAGGCCATCTCCCTGAACCTGTCCAAGTGGCTGAGGGGCCAGGGCGAGCCGACCTACCTGTCGTGCGATCCCCTGGCAACCGCCATCGTCATCGACACCGGCATCGTGCAGACCGTGGACACGgtgtgtaactgtaacagtgggatataggagaattcttgtacacaaacaaaattaaacttacttgcttacgtttcggtgtctatcagacaccttcctcggagcttctgactggagttctgcttctcgtcgctatatgtagccgacgtaggtggcgcttttgcgacgTGAAGATTATCCCAAACGTGTCCAAGTTTGTATCTTCCCGATTCATCACTGGGGCTGACTTTCTTATCCATACCGCCTCTTTAAGTTAATCCACCTGAGTCGtctgttgtcttccctgtctatgactCTGGCCCCCTCCCAATCAATGACGCAGTTGTTCCTGGCAATACAAGTATGTTCCGTtactcctatatcctatattgtaccaacctgatgaaattattttcggatgtaacagtggggtttaaggactgctaaactgaagaCACCAAACGGCTTCAGCCTTTTGGCGGAACGGTTTAGAGTCTGGGTTTGTGAGCTGGTGGCCTGGGATCGACGCCGGTTCTAgtcccgggagtcaggatatttgtatgtattgtttccgtctgtttctactcccttCTTgttttcactggttcccatgccgcCGACCGTGTGAGTAAAAAGCTAGAGATGTTCTACACAGGGATGCCGAACTCGGAAATTCGAGGGCGAATCttaaaaagaaaagggggagttcaggacctgtttagaaatagccaacactagtattagagtacaggattgtttataactgttcattttcacttgtatatctactatgttcatactatgtacttgcaattagccctcgggcacgaacttgcaaataaacttattTTTATATACGTTCTACCTTTTTCCCTTCTGTTTCAGGTGTACGCCACGGTGGAGGTGGAGGGGGAGTACACCCGTGCGCAGATGGTGGTGGACTGGTGGGGATTCCGCAGGAAGACTCCGAACGTGGACATCATCAGGAGTCTGAACATGTCCAGATACAAGAATCTTTTAATGACCGCCATGTGAAgcgtgttttctttttttggcgacgcctccgAGGTGGAGCGTTATACACTTCAGGTGTATACATGGTCTCAATTTGTTAGACCTCTAAAAGACCCAAAACGTGGACATCATaagaagtttaaacatgtccaGATATAAGAGTCTCTTCATGACTGTCATGTGAAGGGTGTTTTCTTCCAAGGTAGAGCGTTATACACTTCAGTTGTATACATGGTCTCAATTTGTTAGACCACAAAAAAACTAAACAGGGACATCATAAGAAGTATATATCCAAATGTCCAGAAATAAGAGCCTCTTGATTACTGCCATGTGAATTAAAGTCAGACAAGGGtgttctcctttttttttaggtggagcAATGTACACTTCAGTTGTGTAGAAAGGGATACTGCCAGCAACTCTACAACCGCCTGTCTCTATACACTGTCTAAAGATTTTAAGTCAACAGAAAAATGGcaagatctacatgtatgtaaatgctGTACGTCAAGTATTTCACACAAAATTAGACAATGAAGCAACAGCAATAAATTATGAGCATGTTGAAACTTGAGACTCTACCATAGATGTTAAAGTATAGTAGATGTCTCGGTGGTTGATTAAcatcatatgtatatattgcaTACATTTTGCAACGTTGATGTAGAGGCTCTGTTAGATATGCTGATGGATTTAGAAATGCCTATCAATCAAATTATGACTACATATAGTCTACTCGTGTCCAGTCACATTTGTTGTACTGTAGGGCAGTTGTGCATGATTATTGTACCAGTTTCTGTTGTCATTTTATAAATAATGGAGAGGATTGCCGTAGATTCTCATCTGTCATAGCCTTGCTGACAATCCTGCCACAGAGaaattgaaaaacaaagaaacctAATGTACACGCAGATCATGTGGttgcataaaatagtaccataACCTTACAAAGAAGTGTAGCTGACCTATGAACAATCCTAGGCTGGCTTCTGGTACTATGTTatgccactgtaggatctgcatggagattatcTGTATATCAAGTTGGTAAAAGGAAAAACAACTGTGCAAAGTAACAAATAGATATTCACTCTGTAAAAAGAAAGAAGGCAaagatgatttaaaaaaagatatttgaaaAGAAGAGATATCGATTTATTCCAAGTGACAAGTTCCCGTACATTTATTTCCAACATAAGCCATTCACCTATCTTTAGAACCTAAGGTCACTGTGCCACCAATCTTGAAGAAGCATCtaatatatatttcataatgtctAGAAGAGATTGcatagaaatgttgtaaatCAGCACACTTGAATACTATTTCTAAGAAATGAATACAGCAATCTTCAATGCATCATACTTTAGCATTACATACAGGCATTatcaaactttaaggtaaaacTATCTCCTTAATTATAGCACTTAGTCACCTGCTAGTTAACCATTTAGCACCACAAATGAAATTACATCCAAGCATTttaattgtgtttgtgttgAAGAAATTTTTCAGCAGATTACATTACACTTCACAGGCAACACATTTTTTTGCTGATAATGGTTGAGAATAGATATTGAACATTGGTTTGAATGTTACATTCAGATTGGAGCATTTGTTACAATGATCAGTGAAGAAATTGCCCACAAGTGTTTTGCAAATTGTACATCGCATGATTCTAGTTTACGTGTGTGAAGCCCCTGTCATGCATTCAGGACTTGACCAGTCATGAATTGTGATAACAGGAGATACAAGCTAAGTAACATTTGGGACTGCATGCTTCTTTGCAGAAGTGCCATCTAGTGGTGGGAGAAATATCTGCAGACCCCAGTCATCATCGCCCCCAGGCCATAccattatttgttgtttcttggatttcccgacccttttttttccgatttaaaaaaaaaaaaatttaaattgaTGGCCATATTTCGTGTTgaaaaatttcactgcctcttctttctcaaattaaatatgggcctcaaattccagtagctgtacgtgcctattttggacggtaggTTTATCGTTTTTCTTCAATCTTCAAACTTTGCTACCAGgaaccccctaaatgttgaaagtttaggttctCCTGTCCGATCTGTCCTCCCCCGACTttttgaattctttttttttttcaacgaccgacccaattattttctgaaaaaatccgagaaacaacaaataaaattggtgtggcctaaagaagGTTACAGAAAGACTACAAACAATTCTGACTTGTTCTACACGTCAATGCAAGGGAGAGTGACATTCTTGGGGTCTTATTAGTACTTTACTTTCAATATCAAATtatatagagtccattccaagacaccgtgcggatgtttgttgccattgtatagaactgattttaaagttttgtaattatatgtctaggacatttgatacttcagaaatatttctaacactgtttcaactttataaatatttccctggtcctttaaaactttggaaatattcatggtgtggaattggatacttctaatggtttctaaataatgataacagcattctaccattatttaccattttctaccattttttctAAATGGTTCAGGGatctgggaagatagcaattcacacatcttgcaaagtatggttgggtgccatgcgacaatggcccaccacaaaggatccactagtgcccagctgtgaaatctaaaaatatacagaggctaCAAtatggcttacttttatgggggcaataaactaattttaccatttggcaaagtttacaaatatttgtaaatatttgtaaatgtcaaagattcacacagaggtttcacaagtattctaaataaagatatttttgtacagttactttccaaatgtttctaaaatattcaaaggaattcaaatagatgagtattttcttagtcaattttttgaaaagaatttaattattgtggcttagatattcttttattgaaaataattcagacttattacaaatatcacctaaaaaccctcatggtgtcttggaatggactctatatgTTGGTCTGTCATAATCTTTTTAAATTCAACATCAAATTACATACAACATGATTGTGCAGTTTACTTCAATATCATAGACCACTCTTTAATAAATTAGATATCGTATTAATATTCCTAGTAATTGATCAAAATAACTTCTCTTTTTTCTAaatttactgtaacagttacatcaAACAATTTATGACTGCTCCTCTCCTGTcaagaacaaaaggcaagaataTTTTCAGGACAAAATCTTTTCTTAAAACCTCTAAACTCTCAAAAGGTGACAATATTCATATCTTCTTGGGGTAGTGCAACCAATTGAAAAGACTGACAATCTTTACATGcattttgatacaattttgataCACGGAAAACAGATGTGTAGTAATTTGATATGTCTGGTTTTTTTTAGGGTCTGTTGAGATAGCACAATTATAAAGAATAAGTGGTCATATCAGGGAATCATGATCTTTATAACTAAATATAACTTAAGTTAAAGTGCCCATGTCAACAAATCAACAGTACCTGCATAAAAcacacccttctgatgttattgaccATCTAATTTCACAATCATTTTCACAATCATCGCAATCATAAGTTTTTAGAGAATTAGCTtctatattatgcaaataaactgATGCAATTAATGTCtgcaaatacaagcaaaatgcagTGTGTTTCCTTCTGCACATGTCACCACGAATCAGGAAAGTCCAAAATCAACATTCAGCACTACTGCTTTGTGGTCAGCTTGTAAATCTTGCAAATCTAgccataaggccacactgactaaATCTTAAGGATTGCATCTGTGCATtaattgatttttgcctgttttCCAAAATAATAACTCGCCacccaatactgtaaatacagaaatgttcgcggtggttttatgttcacagtttttgctggatttttctctttttatcGCCCATTTTGGGGTGTCCAGAGGTGACAGTTTCTTCATAacgtattccaaatgcgagaccagattactcaTACATAGCTGTACTGttattgataatgttttgtttttgttttgtatgtagcctcttagtactattgtctgtatagctattagttgttattggttgccatacattgtaccctgtgcgattgttgagcaataaattcattcattcattcaatcaatctataaaattaagtcagtgtggcctagaTAGCACTACATTATGTGGCAGCATATCAAAACTACACCACAGGGTGATTCTATGATGTGTAGTCTGTGTACACTTTTCTCATGTATGAGGACGCCTGCTGCACCTTTCTCACGGTAAAGTCCACCGCCTGACCAGTGTGTTTGACTGTCAGGTCGGCAGCGATGTTTACCTTTTGGGCAGAGACCGTGGCCAGCCAGCTGGCTTTCTTGACCATCCAGTCAGCCACCACGGCCGCTTGTTTGGACGTGAAGGTGAATGCCACCTGGAAGAAGTCCTTCAGCTGACCGCCCATGTCGTCCAGGTAAACCATGTAGTGCGATGCCTCGAGCAGGAGAGCCTTGAAGTACACCTTGACGGTGTAGAAGAGGGTGATGAAGTCGTTGGTTCCGAAAACGGTGTCGGAGAGAGCGAATCCGAGCGTAGACGGGATGAAACCGCGCCCGTACTCCACCATCCAGGTCCCAGCGGTCCATTGGACGGAGGTGGCGTCGCCAGCGAGGTGGTGTATGGTGTcgcctgtggggaggggggcaggttagGACAAAGTGCAGCTgcacagggttgtagccagcctgaaatcattttcagtccccttgattttgaatgggaatcctatcgagcactgaaggcatggcgtgacgttgcgcgtcatttctagggggtctgggtcccagaaaatttttaaatcaagaccctctgaaacactatttcctgcattttgaggtgcaaattttgcttgtagactaagctgttcaatggcatctgttttggtgaagaagaacacatgggtttcagtttttttatatctttacatatcaaattTTGGCTGTCCCaagggacggaatggggaaaacttttttcagcccccagctacaaaattccttcaaaggactgaaggacaggtgctggctacaaccctgcagcTGCATCACTCCAATTGTGTGTGTAAAATCTAcattaatttttaaaaaaaattattgcaatATGTAGGGAGTTACATTACACATCCTAGCTTGGATTCCCAGACAGCCCTATAGAGTTAGTATATGATGTCCCAGCAGCACCCTACCTGAAAAGTGTACAAGGCTGAGAGGGGGCAATTAGCAAACAATGAGGAAAATCTGCAAGAATTGTAGGCAAAAGTGGTTGCTATGTGAGCCAATTCCGGCTTCGCTGGGGCTACCGgaaaatgacttaacattattGAGGGGGGATCCACACCATTCCCCTTCCACATCACTCTACTCCTTTGAACCCCATGTAATTTTTGACAGCAAAACCCTTGTGTCTATTAATACTGGCTAAATATAGGATTCACCTGACTGGAACATCTGACTCTTTGTTGTGCCCTCCTTCCACTGTCTGAAGCTGCCAGTCAGTATTGTGTCCGAGATATTTGCCCAATAGCGACCTGATAAAGAAACAACATTAcagtaagatacatgtaatgagGGTAATACATTAAATGCTTCTTGTAATGATCAAGTCTGTGActgcccaatcagcactaaggataGAACTATGGTTAcccaatcagcactaaggacagaacTATGGTTAcccaatcagcactaaggacagaacTATGGTTAcccaatcagcactaaggacagaacTATGGTTAcccaatcagcactaaggacagaacTATGGTTAcccaatcagcactaaggacagaacTATGGTTAcccaatcagcactaaggacagaatTATGGTTAcccaatcagcactaaggacagaacTATGGCTacccaatcagcaccaaggacagaactaTGATTACCCAATCAGCACTAGGGATAGAACTGTGGCTGCAAGTTGTTGACAAAGTTGAGGTGTACATAAATTAGAGCCTTTTTTTTTAGGCTATTGCATGGAAAAATGGGAAAAGGACCTGAAATAGAGCAAGGCGATGCTACAGTTCTAGGAAGGATGCAAAACTTTACACATCTTCCTTCTGAGTGATGATGTAACAAGCTTGTACAGACAATGCCAGTGGGGAACACTACAATTCTTAGTAATTTAAGCAAGGACAAAAACTTGTTAGGAACTTGCTAGATTTTTTTCATACTAGTAGTTAACTTACCCAGGGCAATGAGAAGAAAACATCTGAATCAGATCATGAATTCGAATTCATCTGGTTCAAGATGTGTAGATTGGTAAAGAAAGGGtgcataatttatattttttccattttacaaaattcattCCCACAGACTCCAAACTGGGGGATGATTAGATCAtggggtgcatactttaatcATGgacaccccccaaaaaaataacTGCTCAGTAGAAGAAGAATACCTGAGTGTCCGACAGTGTCCACCGCAGTCCCGAAGAACAGCACGTACTCTGTGAAGGAGGCATAGAGGAGGCACATGGGgcccatcccccctcccccccaaataAATGATTAGTTAAGAAGAAGAATAATACCTGAGTGTCCGACAGTGTCCACAGCTGTCCCAAAGAACAGCACGTACTCTGTGAAGGAGGCATGGAGGAGGCACATGGACCCCATCCACCCT
The window above is part of the Branchiostoma floridae strain S238N-H82 chromosome 14, Bfl_VNyyK, whole genome shotgun sequence genome. Proteins encoded here:
- the LOC118430956 gene encoding uncharacterized protein C1683.06c-like, translated to MHLLNIGQQKLVILDVDPGIDDAIAMMMVLSQPAVRVLAVTCVRGNAREVLLDCKNALRVLHAAGRTDIPVYVGASLQLMGNDVYDYTYWNGRDSMGDAPDKYPPDYRLINQAEHAVLMLIRMSNAYPNQITLIALGPLTNVALARRMDPDISSRFKEIIIMGGNIRGEGNIGISAEFNFWMDPEAAQVVLREYKCPMKVVPWEVCQEHGLEWDFFANWTAMPTRRARFIKAISLNLSKWLRGQGEPTYLSCDPLATAIVIDTGIVQTVDTVYATVEVEGEYTRAQMVVDWWGFRRKTPNVDIIRSLNMSRYKNLLMTAM
- the LOC118430957 gene encoding sigma non-opioid intracellular receptor 1-like, whose protein sequence is MASVSRILFFLVLVGVFIYGINFWLNNKTYTFDADSVAEISRKHVGKFYITAKTAGHEAAYRKVLDELRRRYPGHILPDNDLQWVFVNAGGWMGSMCLLHASFTEYVLFFGTAVDTVGHSGRYWANISDTILTGSFRQWKEGTTKSQMFQSGDTIHHLAGDATSVQWTAGTWMVEYGRGFIPSTLGFALSDTVFGTNDFITLFYTVKVYFKALLLEASHYMVYLDDMGGQLKDFFQVAFTFTSKQAAVVADWMVKKASWLATVSAQKVNIAADLTVKHTGQAVDFTVRKVQQASSYMRKVYTDYTS